A region from the Lentisphaera profundi genome encodes:
- a CDS encoding transposase, which produces MKDTIRYSESFKQKVVSELSKGKFPSPHEASKAYGIAGSSTVRAWVKKYGRTDLLPRVIRVESENDRNEVEDLKRKIKELEKTVTELAVSEVMHKAYFDIVCDQNGLNSSSKCNTY; this is translated from the coding sequence ATGAAAGACACAATCAGATATAGTGAGTCATTTAAACAAAAAGTAGTTTCTGAGCTATCAAAAGGGAAATTTCCGAGCCCCCATGAGGCAAGTAAGGCTTATGGTATAGCGGGATCAAGCACCGTGAGGGCTTGGGTTAAGAAGTATGGACGAACTGATCTATTACCAAGGGTGATTAGAGTGGAAAGTGAAAACGATAGAAATGAAGTCGAAGACTTAAAACGCAAGATCAAAGAACTTGAAAAAACAGTGACCGAATTGGCTGTAAGCGAAGTAATGCATAAAGCTTATTTTGATATCGTTTGTGATCAAAATGGCCTGAATTCAAGTAGTAAGTGCAACACCTACTGA
- a CDS encoding sigma-70 family RNA polymerase sigma factor → MRLYQESIKSYMQSIATLPLVSVEDEIELAKLIEDGSEEARETLIVANLKLVVKIAHDYKSLGVPLADLISEGNIGLMKAVEKFRPGHGAKFSSYGAWWIKQAIRRAVAEQGRVIRIPVQSAVKIRKIHHEAMLLAEKLGRVPFLEEVAEATGFSVRSVRGMSVASTAPAVSLSTTLKTGEEGVLEDVIPDTLLKLPGDNMNESDVKDVLLEVIDSKLTEREQLIIKMRYGLDGAQQKTLEELSEMVGRTRERVRQIQYQALRKLYAHLDEDILASIQT, encoded by the coding sequence ATGAGGCTATATCAAGAAAGTATCAAAAGTTATATGCAGAGTATCGCAACTTTGCCCTTAGTTTCAGTTGAAGATGAGATTGAACTCGCAAAATTAATTGAGGATGGTTCGGAGGAAGCACGCGAAACATTAATTGTAGCAAACTTGAAGCTAGTTGTAAAAATAGCTCATGATTACAAATCTCTAGGTGTACCTTTAGCGGATTTAATTTCCGAAGGCAATATTGGTTTAATGAAGGCAGTAGAGAAATTTAGACCAGGTCATGGTGCAAAATTTTCTTCTTATGGAGCTTGGTGGATTAAGCAAGCGATTCGTCGCGCGGTGGCAGAGCAGGGACGAGTTATTCGTATTCCGGTTCAATCAGCAGTGAAAATCCGTAAAATTCATCACGAAGCAATGCTTTTAGCAGAGAAATTAGGACGAGTCCCCTTTTTAGAAGAAGTAGCAGAAGCTACAGGATTTTCAGTACGTTCAGTAAGAGGCATGTCTGTGGCATCAACCGCACCTGCGGTATCCTTGAGCACGACTTTGAAGACGGGTGAAGAGGGTGTGTTGGAAGATGTGATACCAGATACCTTATTAAAGCTTCCTGGCGATAATATGAATGAATCTGATGTTAAAGATGTCTTATTAGAAGTGATTGACTCAAAATTGACAGAGCGTGAGCAGTTAATTATCAAAATGCGTTATGGTTTAGATGGTGCGCAGCAAAAAACGCTGGAAGAGCTTAGTGAGATGGTAGGTAGAACACGAGAGCGCGTTCGCCAGATTCAATACCAAGCATTAAGAAAACTTTATGCTCATTTGGATGAAGATATTTTAGCTTCCATTCAGACTTAA
- the rlmB gene encoding 23S rRNA (guanosine(2251)-2'-O)-methyltransferase RlmB, whose amino-acid sequence MSRFQKRGSRFGADDNESRSNRHGQAGRPLLMNENELEAFLKEKKSPFVLILDGVQDPHNLGACIRTANGAGVDAVIIPKDNAAPITDTVMSVSCGGASNTAIFKVVNIARTMEKLKAIGVWIAGTSDKAEKDLYSSDLKGPIALVMGSEGKGMRRLTEEKCDFLLTIPMQGAVPCLNVSVATGVCLYEIVRQRG is encoded by the coding sequence ATGAGTCGATTTCAGAAACGTGGATCGCGCTTTGGCGCAGATGATAATGAAAGCCGTAGTAATAGGCATGGTCAGGCTGGTCGTCCTTTACTAATGAATGAAAATGAGCTAGAAGCTTTTTTAAAAGAAAAAAAGTCCCCCTTTGTTTTAATTTTGGATGGAGTCCAAGATCCTCATAACTTGGGGGCCTGTATCCGAACAGCGAATGGCGCCGGAGTGGATGCCGTTATTATTCCCAAAGATAATGCAGCGCCAATTACCGATACAGTTATGTCTGTAAGTTGTGGCGGGGCATCGAATACGGCAATCTTTAAAGTCGTTAATATTGCGAGAACTATGGAGAAGCTCAAAGCAATAGGTGTTTGGATTGCGGGAACTTCTGATAAGGCTGAGAAAGATTTATACAGCTCGGACTTAAAAGGTCCTATAGCTTTAGTTATGGGTTCAGAAGGTAAGGGTATGAGGCGCTTGACTGAAGAGAAATGTGACTTTTTATTGACGATCCCGATGCAAGGAGCGGTGCCGTGTTTGAATGTATCTGTTGCGACAGGTGTCTGTTTATACGAAATTGTTCGCCAAAGAGGATAG